The following coding sequences lie in one Acidobacteriota bacterium genomic window:
- the rpmF gene encoding 50S ribosomal protein L32: MPNPKRRHSKSRSRKRRTHDALSRVQLSNCPNCGNKKLPHRVCPRCGFYGGRTVIEVKEQI; encoded by the coding sequence ATGCCGAATCCTAAACGACGACATTCGAAATCACGCAGCCGCAAGCGGCGCACGCATGACGCGCTGAGTCGCGTTCAATTGTCCAACTGCCCGAACTGCGGCAATAAAAAGCTGCCGCATCGCGTTTGTCCCCGCTGTGGTTTTTACGGCGGACGAACTGTGATTGAAGTCAAAGAACAAATCT
- a CDS encoding DUF177 domain-containing protein, with the protein MLISLLRLPAEGLAFRHQYAAGELDVSEHEFEPEIPPLVTGRVIRVGMDVRVRGEIKAALKADCDRCLSAVPIAIETPFDLIYVPDDPGAGQTGEHEVLDRDLDVATYENEQINVDDLVLEQLELSLPARVLCREDCKGLCPECGADLNFEQCRCEKPIDPRWQALADLKNRSEQEN; encoded by the coding sequence ATGCTCATCTCATTATTGCGTTTGCCTGCGGAAGGATTGGCTTTCCGACACCAGTATGCAGCAGGTGAACTGGATGTAAGCGAGCACGAATTTGAGCCTGAAATTCCTCCCTTGGTGACTGGACGCGTTATTCGGGTCGGAATGGATGTGCGCGTTCGCGGTGAAATCAAAGCCGCGCTGAAAGCTGATTGCGATAGATGTTTGAGTGCTGTTCCCATTGCAATCGAAACGCCGTTTGATTTGATTTACGTTCCGGATGACCCTGGCGCTGGCCAAACGGGCGAGCATGAAGTGCTTGACCGCGACCTGGATGTGGCGACTTACGAAAATGAGCAAATCAACGTAGACGATCTGGTGCTGGAACAGTTGGAATTGAGTTTGCCAGCGCGTGTGCTCTGCCGCGAAGATTGCAAAGGGTTATGCCCCGAATGCGGAGCAGATTTGAATTTTGAACAATGCCGATGCGAGAAACCGATTGATCCTCGCTGGCAAGCGCTGGCCGATCTGAAAAACAGGTCAGAGCAAGAGAATTGA